AACTCGGTAACTGGGCCATATACCTCTTCGGCGTTATCTGCAACCATCTGCACGTACGGCTTATCCTTTTGTATGAATTTTATCACAAAATGGCCGGTCTCCATGGTACTAAAGTTTCGGGTTTGGACATTAGCCTTAACCCCCTCTAGATAACGCCAAACCTTGTATATCCCATGAGTTGAAAAAGCAGGCCATTCCCACAGTTGTACAAAAAAAAGCGCCGAACAGGCAAGTAGCAAACCTACTGCCAGACGGGCAAACCATATCCCCTTCCCCAACAACTCTCTTCCTCCTCCTTTGTCGCTACCATTATACTACTCAGGGGAGAAAGAGAGGATATCCAATTTATGTCATGCCTGTGTTACCTTTGAGCAAACTATATAAGATATGCGTTCAAGACCCTCGACTGTAACCGCGAACCACCTTGTTAGCGGCGGTTTTCAAGTAGGCGAACTGCTTCCATCCCGGCTATAGCCCCGTCCCCAACCGCTGTAGCAATCTGCCTGTCCGTTTTATAGCGTATATCTCCGGCTGCCAGTATCCCCGGAACCGAGGTGTGCATGTTCTCGTCCGTGACGATGTACCCTTCTTTCAGCTCAACCAAGTTTCCCAAAAACTCCAAAGCTGGTTTCATGCCTATGCTCACAAAAGCCCCGTCTACCTCAAGCCGTTCCAAGTCTCCAGTCACCGTATCTTTCAACACCAGTGCTTTTAACATCTTTTCCCCTTCTAATCGCTCCACTACCCGGTTGAGCTTTAACTCTATCCTGTTATTGGCCAGCAACTTCTCCTGAGCCATGCGATTAGCTCTGAGCGTATCTCGCCGGTGGACCAAATACACTCTTTCGGCCAGACCGCTCAGGTAGAGAGCCTCTTCTACCGCCGAGTCCCCTCCACCCACTACCGCCACCCTGCGGTTCTCAAAGAAGGGCCCGTCACAAGTGGCGCAATACGACACTCCTTTCCCTACCAGCTCGGTTTCTCCTGGTACCCCCAGTTCCCGTCGGCGAACGCCAGCGGCCACGATAACAATGTCCGCCACCAAACTACCTTTGTCCGTGTCTATCCTTTTCAAGTCCCCTTCCAGGGCTATTTTCTTGGCTTCAGCTATCCTGATTTCCAACCCCAACCGTTCTGCCTGTTGGCGAAACCGGTCTGCTAGTTCTGGTCCAGAAATACCGAAAGGGAATCCTGGATAGTTGTCAATCTGGTCAGTAAGAGCCGCATTCCCTCCCGGAAACGCGGCTTCTAGTAGCAATGCCCGCAAACGGGATCGAGCCACGTAAATACCGGCTGTAAGCCCCGCTGGCCCGCCCCCGATTATCACTACTTCATATCGGTCCATCTCCGACGCACCCCCTTCGACAATCTCCAAAGAAAGATCTTCCGTTAGATTCACGCGAAAATCGCGGATTTCGACGATACTGAACAACGTTTAAACCTTACGTGTTACTAGCCTTGTGATTAGTTTTACCGTCAGATCCCGAAACATCCTCCTCAAACGGAATAGCCCCTGATACGTCCAGGGGCTATTCGAAGAAACTATCTCAAATACTGTAATGGGTTACGTTGAGTACCGTTGGTAATAACTTCGAAATGGAGGTGGGATCCCGTGCTGTGCCCGGTAGAACCGACCCGGGCGATTATCTGCCCTTTGTCTACCTGGTCACCTACGTTGACCAGGATACTGGAACAGTGAGCATACCGGGTGACAATTCCGTTGCCGTGGCTGATTTCAACCGTCAGCCCGTAGCCTCCTCTTCTGCCCGCAAAAATCACTTGACCATCATCAGCCGCCCTTATAGGATCACCTGTTCTTCCGTTAATATCCACGCCAGTGTGGCTGCCTCCCCGGGCACCGAAGTAGGAAGTAATCGCACCGAACAGGGGCCAAGACAATATTCCTGACCCGCCACGCGAGGCCAACTGTACTTTTTGCCCTTTCACTATGATGCGGTCAACGGCTTGGGCTAATATTTTTTCCGCAAGAATTTCTTTTTTTATTTCCTTGCCGTTTTCTCGAACGGCCCGGTATGTAACCTGCTTTTCTCCTTCTTCCCCTGCCTGCTTGACTCGAACGCTGCTCGATGAACGGTCAGTTATGACCTTAGTCTGGTACGGAATCTTCTCGTTCCTGCTTCCTTCTACCACAGCTACCACGTGTACATACGGTTCGCTAGCATACAGCTTCAGCTTCTGTCCCGGCTGCAGATCTTCCCCTTGCAAGCCGTTTGCAGCTTTGATGTCCGCTACATGCGTGTTGTGTTTCCTCGCAATCAGCCAAAGAGAATCTCCCTCTTTTACCTGGTAAATAACCGGAGTATCGGTGCCTGTCTTCAAGATTTCAACAGCCCGATTCTGGTCCACGATCTTTTCTATCGGAACCGGTTTTACTATCACCTTTACTGATTCCTTGAAAGCCACCGAAACCAGTTTCTCCCCCTGCTCACAGGAGGAATACTGCTGTCGCAAATCATCCAGGACTCGCTTTGCTATTCCTTCGTTTTTCACAACCGCCACTGTTTTCCCGTTTACTGTGATGCAGGCTCCCTCGACACTGAAACGAAGCTTTTGGGCAACCGCCTGTTTAAATTCAGCTACGGTCAATACTTCGCGTTTGTCGACAATAGTAGATTTGTACTCTATACGGTCTCGGATAGCAACCTGCTGGCCGCTCTCCTTTTCTTTTTCCCGGCAAACCTCACCGATTACTTTTTTCGCCGCGTCCTTGTCCTCGACTATACCTAAAAGTCGGTCTCCAGAGTACACGGCACAGGCAGTTGTGTTGGTTTCGGCTCGACAGACTCCGATTAGTAACCACAGACCAAGCAGCGCAAGCAGTGGGTAGACCAGGCTTCTGCTGTTAAGATGTTTCATAGGCCCTCTCCCACTCTTTGATTTCGGTTGTCATTTATTCGATTCATCCTGGTACGTACTAGTGTATTCTATACGTTGTTCGAGATCTCCTTCTTTATCAATCCATTTTTATCTTGGTATATTATGGTTGGTTTCCTCAGCCAGGAGCTGTTTCTGGGTTTCCAGCCAGATCGCACATTCAATGCGTTTACGCTGCATGGCACAGCTCACCTGTGACGGTTTCTTCAAGTCCCCATTTTCAAAATAGGCGTTCGCTGCACACCCTCCCCCGCAATAATGGCGGGCCCAACACGTCCGGCAATCTTCCTTGAAAAACAACTGATTCTCGGCGAAAAGCCCGCGCACCTCGGTATTCCTTAGGCCTTTGTATATATCGCCCATCAGGTAATCCTGGTTCCCGACAAACTGGTGACAAGGGTATATCTCCCCTTTGGGGGTAACCGCCAGGTACTCAACTCCCGCCCCGCATCCTGTCACCCGCTTGGCCAAGCACGGCCCTCGCTCGAAATCGATGTTAAAGTGAAAAAAATTTACTTCTTTCCCTCTCAGATAATAGTCCCAGAGAATACCCGCTAACTGTTCATATTCGTGGAGAACCCTCGGCAGATCCGCCTCGCCGATGGCGTAACCCTCGGCCCCGCCTACTGCCGGTTCTAAAGAAACGTTCGTAAATCCACATTCAATAAGGTGCTCCAGGTCGCGACCGAAGTCTAGATTTTTCTTGGTAAAAGTCCCTCTTACATAGTAGCTATGGGGGTTTTTGGCGACAGCCATTTGAATCCTGGGTAGAACTAGATCATAGCTGCCTTTCCCGCTGGAGCTTACCCGGCAGGCATCGTTCACCTCCTGTCGACCGTCAAGGCTCAATATGAGGGCGATGTGTTCGGCGAGCAAGAAATCCATGATCTCTTCCGTTAATAAAACCGCATTGGTAGTGAGGGTAAAATTGATGGTTTTTCCTAATTTGTCAGCACATTTTTTGCCGTAGCGCACCGTGTCCCGGACTACATCCAGGTTCAGCAAAGGTTCTCCTCCGAAGAAGTCGATTTCAAGGTTCTTGACCTGGCCACAGTTCGCGAGAAGAAAATCAACCGCCCGCTGTCCTACCTCGCTGGTCATGAGCATCTCTTCCCCGCCGAAACTACCTTGAGCAGCAAAACAATACCTACAACGAAGATTGCACTTGTGGGCTACGTTCAGACACAATGCCTTTACCGGCATCTCGTCAAAAGCAAAACACGGGATTTCTTGGGCTGTAAATAGGTATCCCCTGTCTCTCGCCTCCTGCAGTTCCGCTTCTGCTTCTCTGATCTCTTGCGGGCAGGCTAGCTCCAGGCATCTTCTCCGTGCCTGCTCCAGATTTCCGCCAGCCAGCACTAGTTCGCTCAGAAACCTGAAACCGATGTCATCCAAAACACTAACCGCCCCACTATTCACATCGAGAGCAAACTTCAGCCCTTTCATTGAGAACAAATGTATATTATTTGAATAATCGTAACCTTCCGGCGCAAGCATGATCAGTACCTCCACATCATCCGAACCGAAACTCGCACGATTAAGGCGGGCTTAAAGCCCGCCTTCGAACCCGCAGGAAAACAAACGTTACTAACTGTCGCCTCCGATACCACTTAATCCAAAGTACCAACCTAGAAATTGAAGCTCTTTTCCCGTCCGCTACTGCAGTGCCTGTCTCCGGCAACTCAGGTTAAACACACCAGATAAGTCTACCTTCCCCTTGCGCGCTCTATCTCTTGCACACCTGATTGCCTACCGTGCAGGAGGTCTTACAGGCTGACTGGCAGGAAGTCTGGCACTCCCGGCAATTGGTCTCCTTTAAGTCTTTTCTTAAGCTAGGTTTTACTACGGTCCGTATGTGCTTGTTCATACTTCACTCTCCCAACCATCGGTATAAAAATAAAGCCGCCAACGCGGCTGTTATTACCTGGAGCGGGAAACGGGATTCGAACCCGCGACCCTCGGCTTGGGAAGCCGATGCTCTACCACTGAGCTAATCCCGCACGCACTTTTATTTTATTCACAACCAACCCGATCGTCAACCCAATGTACTAGTTCGGTGTTATCGTTCTGTGATATTGTCACCTTGTAATAGTTCAGCGAAAATATCCCCATGAGAGGGAGATATGTAAAGTTGAGCACAAAATGTCGGTAGACAGACCCAATTTTTCGTGCGAACATAAAGAAGACGTATCGTCCTTTATTAAAGGCAGGTGATTGCCGTGGATGACGGTTTAAAAATGATCTCGCTGGATGTGCGCCGAAACCTGCTGGCTCGAGGTTTCATCCCGCTCACTGAATTAGAGCACCATCCTAACTGCCCTTCCTGGTTCTCCCTGGCTAAAGCCGAAAAAAGGGCACATGCCATGAATAAAGATATCGCCGATTTCTTTTACTCTCCACGCGATTTGGTAGAACCCTACCTTTATTATAATGGTCTAGCGTTCGTGGGGTTCTCCCCGGACGAACCGGAGCTAGCTGAGAATATCGACCAACATGAGAGAGCATGCCGCGAAGCCTTTCAATCTCACAACTTCACTACCCTGTTTGACAACATTGTCGACAAAAGGATTGCTCTCACGGCCTATCAGCACCTCTTTGACCTGATTCCCGATGAAGACAAGTACAACCTTTTCCTCCGTGTATACTGCCGTTCCGAATCCGGTTTCGGCAGTTTGCCAGAGGAAATCGTACGCAAAGCCGTGTTATTTCGGAAGACGCCTCTTTTTATCCCCGGAGCCGACCACAACGGGTTTGTCGACATTTACCGGGGAATGACTTCGAAATCGACGCCTTTATATAGAGCGTTTTCCTGGACACTAAATCTCCGCACCGCCATCTGTTTTGCCATCAGGTTCCGTCTGGGAAGGGAAACAGGGGAAGTCTATAGGATTACTGTGCATCAGGACAAGATAGTTGCATATATAACGGACAGAAGGGAAGATGAAGTAATAGTGTTGCCTTCGAATATAAAGGACGAATTAAGGAACGCGCAAAACATAAAAGTAATAGGCTTAAGAGAACTCGAATCAGAAGTAGACGTGCGGGCAATAACGGAGCAGTTCGAGACTTGGTCTTCTTACCTAAAGCCTGAATACTTTCGTAATCCTTCTGGAATTCATGGCATAGGTCATACGAAGAGGGTTCTTTTCCTTTGCCTGGTTCTCGCCTATGGGAACGAGCTGACCACCCGCGAAACTGATGTGATTTGCAAGGCTGCTCTGTATCATGATATCGGTCGCACCCATGACGGGGTTGACTCCCTGCATGGCCTGAAGAGTTACCAGAAAATCGCGCAGTTGGACCTGCTAAAAGCTGAAAACACGGGAGACAGGCGCTTAATCCAGTTTATAATCGAAAACCACTCTGTTGATGACAAAACGGCGAAAGGTAAACTCCCCTTGTGCCACGGAGTAGACCCGAACGAGGCATGGCTTTTGTACAGTATGTTCAAGGACGCGGACGGTTTGGACCGTGTAAGGCTCCGCGATCTTGACCCAGAAAAGCTTAGAACCCAAAAAGCCAAGGAGCTTATACTGCTGGCAGAACAGTTGCTCGAAAGGATTAAAGCATAACGGTGTAGTATAAATAAGCCCTAATGGCAGTACGCAGAAGAAGGGAGTCTGCAAGGACCGTGTTGGTCGAACATTATCCTAACGGGAATGTAAAGAACCTCCAATGGCAAGTAGACGAAAAGCTGCACCGCGAAGATGGTCCGGCCCTGATAAGGTACTCGGAAAACGGCACCGTTATAGAGGAACTCTGGTATCACCGAGGACAGCTTCATCGGGACAATGGTCCGGCCGTAATTGCTCGCAACGCTTCCGGAACCCAGCAGAAACAAGAATGGTTCTCATCAGGGAAACGACACCGCCTAGATGGCCCTGCTTGCACGACATGGGAAACTCTTGAAGCCGGCATAAAATGTGAGGAGCGGTGGTACCTAAACGGACAGCTCCACCGCGACGGTTATCCGGCGGTAGAGGTTTATATGCTTCGCCATGAACACAAAATCATGCTCAGCCGAGAATGGTGGGCACACGGTCGCCGTCACCGGCTAGAAGGTCCGGCTGAAGAATCATTCTATCCCAGCGGCCTTCCCAGGTCCAGGAAATGGTATCAGCACAACCTGCTTCACCGGGAAGACGGGCCTGCCTTAGAGGAGTTCTTCGAAAACGGCGCCCTCAGGTTTTATGAATGGTACCTTCATGGCAGGCTCCACCGCGAGGACGGCCCCGCTCGCGAAGTGTATGGCACTTCGATCAACCACCGGCTGATTGCGCCGCGAAGATATTTCTATCTGGAAGGGGAGCTGATAGCTCCAGGCGATTTTAAACGAAGGGTAAGAATCTACCGGATGTCGCGGAACCTGGTCATAACCAGCGAGTCTTCTTTCAAATTGTAGTTGCCAGGTGTTTGTAGCTATTACTTAGTTCTCCCAATCTTATAAGATGTCGCGGGCAATGTGATACTAAGGACCGGTGATTCAGACACAAAAGCTGCAAATCCTGCATGGCGTTCTTTAAACACTGACCGCCTTGATAACTTTCGGCCAAAGCTACGTTCTCTTCCCAACACTCCTTGGCGCTTTCGATGTCCCCCTGCTCTTCCAAACAGCTATAAAATGAGGGCTCTTTTTTGGGCCGTCCCAGATTAGCATAAATGGAGTCCACTATCTCTTTATGACAATAACTGGTAATGATTCTGCCGGTAACGATTGTTCCCGGTTTGTTCGAGTGTGATTTTTTTGAATTATGCAAAAGTCTCACTTCTCAAAATTCGCGCAAAATATACTCTTGAAACATCGGTTCAACAAACTTATATGACCCACGTCCTTTTTTTTCGATGATTGCTTTGGATACTAAAACGTCCAAAACTCTTTTTGTTTCGTTGGGATTTCCTTTCGCGTAGACCTTATCACCAGCGGCAAGGCGCTTCAACACCTCACGGGCGGAGACCCTTTGACCGATTTCGTCCAGAATTTCGTCATAGACCTGGGCCAGGGTAAGCAATGCCCGGTCGTGCCCTATCCGCACATATTCCAGAGTCACCGTCTTTTCCCCTGTTTCGAGCAGAGCATAGTAAATCTCGGAGCAGACCAGCATCGTGTCCTGCGGATGGCCGCCAGTTCTCTGCAGAATCTCCTTAATAGTTTCTTCGTCGGTCTTGATGTGCTGTTCGGCAAATTTTTGGCTGATATACTCGGTCCAAGATTCTTCCAGAATAGGCGGAATAGGAAGGACTGTGGCGAAGCGGTAAAAAGCCTCTTTCCGGTTTCCGAACAGGGAATTCATAATTCCTTCTTTTGAGCCGAGGAACAGATAAGATACATTCTGGTGGTTCTGAAAGTGAGATCTCATCTTTTTATAAATTTCAGCCCGGCCGGCTACACGGGAAGCGTCCTGAAATTCGTCGAATAAGACCACCATGTTTTTCTTATCGCGGTTTGCCAGGACTTCCGGTAAATCCAGGGCGTAATCGAGCAGTGCGATTTCATCAGGGTCATCCCGCAGAAAATCCACGCTGAACTCTAGGTCTCTGAACTTAACCGTCAGTTTGGCTAGGCCTGCAACGCTTTTGGCCCGATCTTTCAACGTTTCTAGGGTTCTGCGGATTCCTGTCCTGTTTTCCAAGCAGGCGTTGATCAAAGATACAGCGAACTCGCGTTTATCCGAAAGACGAAAAAAATCTACCGCAGCTGTGTAAAACCCCCGTTCTTTCAGCCTTCTGAGAACTTCGTAGGCGATAGAGGTCTTTCCTATTCTCCGGGGGCCGGCCAGCATTATGCTTTGACCATCGGCCAGCCTTGATTCGATGGAGCTAATAAAGTCTTCTCTGTCTACAATATCTCTTTCAGAAACAGGGCCTCCGACAGGGAATAATCTGCCCGGCATGGTGAACACCTCCTCATTATTACGTTCTGTGTAATATGTTATTACTTTTGCCGTAATATTTCAATACTGGACAGCTCAAAAATGTTATCGTTCTGTGATATTGTCACCTTATAATTAATAGTTCAGTGAAAAAGTCCCCATGGGAGGGGAATTATGTAAAGTTGAGCACAAAAAAACTTCGTCGACTGGTTGTTATTCAAAAGCACATCGAAGGTCTCATCACCATCAATGAGGCCGCTGAAATCCTTGGCCTGTCGAGCCGCCAGGTCAAGAAACTGAAAAAGGGGGATCAGTGGTTACTATCCACGTTGATATCAACGGCTCTCTTCGCGCTGCGTTCAACGGCAATGTCTACAGCTTAGTTCCTGCTCCTTCTGCAGCCAGACCCAACTCTAACAATGATGTTGCTGAGTCCAGCAAGCAACAAGAAAAGGCAGGACAAATGCCACCCTATCGCCCTGCCCCAAACCACCCCTGGAAGAGGTGGAACCCAGATTACTTCCGTTCCCATCATAACAAATCTTCTACTTCAAATTCTGGGGTGACATTTTCTCAGAACTATTATGGGGACATTTTCTCAGAACGTTGACACTCTCGTAAAAATTTTTGCAGCACAAAAATAAAACCGAGCTGAAAGCCCGGCTTTGCTTTTGTTACTGATTTTGTCTCTGACGTGTTACTGACCGTAGAAGTAAATCCCGAGATTACGGGATTTTTAGAAAGACCTTGACCTGCCCTCCATGATTTGACAAATCCCTAAGACTCCCTATTTTCAAGGATTCCTTAAAAATAAAATGGTGGGCGATACAGGATTCGAACCTGTGACTTCTTCCGTGTGAAGGAAGCACTCTCCCGCTGAGTTAATCGCCCTTGTAATCATCATGATAGTATCATCATCGGCTGATGTCAACATGTGTCTGAACTTTCTCAGGCATTCTGTGCATTGGAACACAAAGCACCTTACGCCAGTATCGTTAAGCTATAAGGCATCTTCAGCTCGCTTCCGTTCCCATCTTAAGCCGTTAGTCGTCTTCTAACTTTAAGGAACAACGGAATCGATGCTAATTGCACTACAACGGAAAATACGACCAGGAACATCAGAGAAACATCGTACAGGTACCCCATCAAAGCACTGCCAAGAAACCAACAAACTCCATAGCCCGTGTTGAATATTCCATAAGCGGTGCCTCTTTTATCTATCGGTACCATCTCAGCAATCGACGCCCGCATGATCGATTCTTGAGCCCCCATGCCTATCCCCCACAGTACCATTCCCGCCACCGCATAGGGAAGTCCTCCATAAAAAACCAACGGGGCGAACCATGCCGTCAGCAATGAACCCAAAGCCAATGCCGCTATCCCAATGCGATCGAACAGTCTGCCGAAGGCCAGGGCGGCCAGGGCATCCACCCCCATGGCCAACGCATATAAAGTCGGGAGCCATTGGTCGGGTGCAATATCTACCTTCTTGAAGTGGAAAGCGATAAGCGGAAAATCAGCGTAACCAAAGGCGATCAAAGCCACTGCGCCCAAATACAGCCAAAACACCTGGGCAAAACCCTTGGTGTTGAGTTTCGGGTAACCAACCTCTAGGTCCCTGGGATTGGGATAAAAATAACGGGCAGTCAGCAGCACGGTTATTGCCAGCAGAGCCGGTACCACAAGGATACCGAAGCTAGTTTCATAGCCCCCTTTAAGATATAAAACGGCAGCCACGATAACAGGTCCTAGCATAGCCCCGACCTGGTCCATGGCCTCGTGTAAACCGAACCCCCAACCGCTGCCTACAGCCCTGGTGGCGTGAGAAAGCATGGCATCCCGAGCCGGGGTTCGAATGGCTTTGCCTATTCGCTCGAGAATCATTAAGGCAGCCGCCAGGTCCCAGCGTCCGACCAACGCCAGAAGCGGAACCGCAAAAAGATTAAGCATATAACCTATTATAGTAAGCATCCAGTACTGACGGGTCTTATCGCTTATGTACCCGGAAACCAAGCGCAATCCGTACCCGATGAATTCTCCAACTCCAGCCACCAAGCCAACGACAGTAGCGCTGGCTCCAAGAACCGCCAGGTACTGCCCGGTTATGCTCCTGGCACCTTCGTAGGTCATATCGGCAAAAAGACTGACGAGGCCAATAAGAACAACGAACTTGATTGCCGACTGTTTCGTCCGCAAGCCCTCGGCTTGCTGTGCCGCTTTGTCCATTTTCATCTCGTCCTTTCGCATAGATTAAGCCCTTGCTTTCAAAATCAATTGTAAATCTACTAACTCCTACATTTCAACAACAGGAGCTCGCGAAGTTACGACCAGCTCTTGTTGTCGGCGTCGAGAACCACCGAGCATGAGCGAACACAGTGTCGCTAAAAGGCACATCACGGTAGAAACGATGAAACAGTCGCATATAGCTTGAACCATAGAAAGCTTTACCACTTGCTGCAGGATGAGGCTTGCACCCAGGCCCTGAGCCGCAGCAGGAGACAACCCCAGGCCGGCAGCCAGGTGAGTAACACCAGCCATTAAAGCCGCTCCTTCATCGCCTTTTAAGTTGAGGTTTTGCGCGAGGTTATGGTAATGAAAGACCTGCCGGTGCTGCATGATAGTGGTAAACATTGCTATGCCAAAGGCGGCTGCGACCTGACGTACCACGTTGCTGAGAGCTGAAGCCCTACCTACTAAGGCTGGCGAAACCGTATTCATCCCCGCCGTGTTTACCGGCATGAAAGAAAATCCCATCCCCAATCCTCGCAAAACCAGCCACCCAATCATAACCGAAAAAGGAGTCAAAGCATTGAAACCACTCATCATGTAGGTGGTAAAAGTCACTATGGCCATTCCCACCACGACGATTCCCCGAGCCCCGTACCTATCAAAAATCTGTCCGCTGATGGGCATTACCAGCCCCGAGGCCAAAGCAGCGGGAAACATAATCACCCCTGTCTGCATAGCACTCTGACCCAAAACATTCTGCAAGAACATGGGAAAAAGAAAAACTACCCCAAACATACCGATAGAAATAATTGAACCGATTACTACGGACAAGGTAAACGTGAAGTTGCGAAAGAGCCTCAGGTCCAGCACAGGCTCCGGATGCCTCAGTTCGTTAACGACCAAGACGGTTAAACTGGTAAAAGCGATTGCTAGCAGACTGACGATATAAGGAGACCCCCATCCGTGTTCGTTGCCCTGGCTCAAAGCTAACAACAAACAGAGAAAGCCTACTGTGGATGTAACTATCCCAACAAAATCGAAGTTTTTCCCTGTGATCTTTTGAGTTTCCCTGAGAATAAGGGCAGCTAAGAACAGGTTTAAGATGCCAACCGGTAAATTGATGTAGAATATCAGACGCCAGCTGGCGTAATCGACTAAATATCCTCCCAAGGTCGGCCCGATAGCCGGGGCAGCCATAGTCGATATCCCCCATACCCCCAGGACCGTACCCATGCGTGAACGCGGATAGTTCTGGTATATGATAGCCATTCCCAGAGGCTGCATAATGCCGCCCCCAACCGCTTGAATAACCCGGGCTACTACCATGCTGGCCAGATTCCACGAAGCCCCGCATAGGGCAGAACCAAGGGTGAACATCCCCAGCGCGAAAAGGTACATTCGCTTGTACCCATACCTGTCACCGAGGTAACCGGTCATAGGCATGACAACGCCCAGGGCAAGCATGTAGGCCGTAGCTACCCATTGGATCTGATTGGCCGGAACCCCAAAAACTGCCATCATCTTGGGCAGGCTGACGTTGACTATGGTACCGTCCAGAATCGCCATGAAAGTTCCAATAATGATTACAACCGCTATCGACCAGTTGATTTTGTCAGCTCCACCTTTTTCTATAGTGGTCACTGAACCTGCCCCCTTAAACGGTTATCACTTGGAGGTGCGTATTTTCACCTGGGCCGACAACCCCGGTTTCAATTCTACTCCTTTTCCCTCAACCGCGATCTTGACCGGCACCCGTTGGGTAACCTTGGTATAATTACCCGAGGTGTTCTCAGTCGGTATCAGGGCAAACGTGGACTGAGTGGCTCCTCCTATCTCGACAACTTTCCCATCAAATACGCGGCCGGGATAAGCATCCAACCTGACCTCAACTTTCTGGCCGACCTTAATCCTCCCTACCTTGTTTTCGTCTATGTTAGCCGCGACCCAGGTAGAGGACAAATCACACACCGTAACCAGCGTCTGTCCCGCAGAAACAGTTTCCCCAACCTCAACCGAAGTCTTCAGAACCATTCCGCTGACCGGAGACTTGATTATGGTGTTCTCATAGTTCAGGCGAGCCAAGCGGTAGGCCGCTTCGGCCTGTTTTATCTGGGCCAATCCTGCAGGAACCCCCGACTTTTTCGCCGCCTCCCATTTGGACGAAGCATCATCCACCGCCGCTTGCGCGGCTTTAGCGTTGGCTTCAGCCGCTTCTAGCGCCGCTTTGCAGGTGGCATAGCGGGATTCGGCTGCCAGTAAGCTCTCTTTAGCAACTGCTCCGGCCGCAAACAGGCTTTGATTCTGTTCGAGCGAACGCTTGGCATCTTCTAGGGCGATGCGGGCCGATTCCACCTGCGCCTGAGCAGCAACCTGTGCTCCTTGGGCCCTTTCAACCGCAGCCGCCAGGGACTTGAGGTCCTCCGGTAAACGTTCATAGTTGGCTCGCGCCAATTCCAGGCTGGCTGCGGCCTGGTCCATCGCTGTTTTGTATTGATCGTTATCTAGCTCGGCTATCACCTGTCCCGCTTTTACGTATTCGCCCTCTCTGACCAATAGTTTTTCCAGGCGTCCGGAAGCCTTGGGACTCACATCTACGATATTCCCGGCTACCTTGGC
The sequence above is drawn from the Syntrophothermus lipocalidus DSM 12680 genome and encodes:
- a CDS encoding MFS transporter, yielding MDKAAQQAEGLRTKQSAIKFVVLIGLVSLFADMTYEGARSITGQYLAVLGASATVVGLVAGVGEFIGYGLRLVSGYISDKTRQYWMLTIIGYMLNLFAVPLLALVGRWDLAAALMILERIGKAIRTPARDAMLSHATRAVGSGWGFGLHEAMDQVGAMLGPVIVAAVLYLKGGYETSFGILVVPALLAITVLLTARYFYPNPRDLEVGYPKLNTKGFAQVFWLYLGAVALIAFGYADFPLIAFHFKKVDIAPDQWLPTLYALAMGVDALAALAFGRLFDRIGIAALALGSLLTAWFAPLVFYGGLPYAVAGMVLWGIGMGAQESIMRASIAEMVPIDKRGTAYGIFNTGYGVCWFLGSALMGYLYDVSLMFLVVFSVVVQLASIPLFLKVRRRLTA
- a CDS encoding DHA2 family efflux MFS transporter permease subunit, with product MTTIEKGGADKINWSIAVVIIIGTFMAILDGTIVNVSLPKMMAVFGVPANQIQWVATAYMLALGVVMPMTGYLGDRYGYKRMYLFALGMFTLGSALCGASWNLASMVVARVIQAVGGGIMQPLGMAIIYQNYPRSRMGTVLGVWGISTMAAPAIGPTLGGYLVDYASWRLIFYINLPVGILNLFLAALILRETQKITGKNFDFVGIVTSTVGFLCLLLALSQGNEHGWGSPYIVSLLAIAFTSLTVLVVNELRHPEPVLDLRLFRNFTFTLSVVIGSIISIGMFGVVFLFPMFLQNVLGQSAMQTGVIMFPAALASGLVMPISGQIFDRYGARGIVVVGMAIVTFTTYMMSGFNALTPFSVMIGWLVLRGLGMGFSFMPVNTAGMNTVSPALVGRASALSNVVRQVAAAFGIAMFTTIMQHRQVFHYHNLAQNLNLKGDEGAALMAGVTHLAAGLGLSPAAAQGLGASLILQQVVKLSMVQAICDCFIVSTVMCLLATLCSLMLGGSRRRQQELVVTSRAPVVEM
- a CDS encoding helix-turn-helix domain-containing protein; translation: MKKSPWEGNYVKLSTKKLRRLVVIQKHIEGLITINEAAEILGLSSRQVKKLKKGDQWLLSTLISTALFALRSTAMSTA
- a CDS encoding HlyD family secretion protein, which produces MVNHEGGPVAETNNSRFKQKLSWLVALVVVLGGITAGAFWWHEMKTYVRTDNAKVAGNIVDVSPKASGRLEKLLVREGEYVKAGQVIAELDNDQYKTAMDQAAASLELARANYERLPEDLKSLAAAVERAQGAQVAAQAQVESARIALEDAKRSLEQNQSLFAAGAVAKESLLAAESRYATCKAALEAAEANAKAAQAAVDDASSKWEAAKKSGVPAGLAQIKQAEAAYRLARLNYENTIIKSPVSGMVLKTSVEVGETVSAGQTLVTVCDLSSTWVAANIDENKVGRIKVGQKVEVRLDAYPGRVFDGKVVEIGGATQSTFALIPTENTSGNYTKVTQRVPVKIAVEGKGVELKPGLSAQVKIRTSK